AATAGTTAGAGAATACGGTTATCCTGAAGAGGTTCAAAATATTGTAGAAAGACATATCGGAGCAGGCCTTAGTGAAGATGAAGCTATTAAGCTTGGCCTTCCTAAAAAATCTTACATTCCACAAACAATTGAAGAAAAAATAGTTGCACATGCAGACAATCTAATTAGCGGAACCAAAGAAGTGGACGTTGATTTTGATATTGCCAAATGGAAAAGAAAAATAGATGAACCTGAAGAAGATATTAAACGATTAATTGAACTAGATAACGAATTAATAAAAGCATTTGAGGATGAATAAATATGAAAGTAATTTGTTCAAGTGAAGAGTCATTATACCGTCCGGAAGCTGTAAGATGGCGTCAAAGAATGGAGTTAATGAAACCTCTGGGAGATACCGTTGTTTTATTGCCCTGCAGTATGAAAAAACCATATTCAAATTCCAAGTCTCATCAAAAATTTAGAAAAGTAAGCAGATCATTTCAAGAACTCATAATAACATCACCTTTCGGAATCTGTCCAAGAGAATTAGAAAATACTTTTCCAATCCAGTCATATGATGTTGCAGTAACAGGTTCATGGTCTCAGGATGAAATAGATGAGTCAGGAAAGCTACTTGAGAAATATGTCAAAGGCAAAAATGTCATAGCTAATGTGCATGGAGGCTATGAAGAAGTCTGCAGACAATATCTTGACGAATGTACATATACATGTAAAGACGGACGTCCAACATCCCCAGATTCCATTTATAATTTAAGAATGGAACTTAAAGAACATAAAAGGAATAATAGACGAGATAAAGTTTTAAATGAACTTAAATCAATAGCTACTTACCAATTTGGAAAAGAGGGAAGCAAACTTATTCCAGAGGATGTTAAGACAAAAGGAAGATATCACAGAAAAATCATCAGCAATGGAAAACAACTTGCTTTATTAAATCAGGACACCGGATTATACAGACTTAATTTAGCAGGTGGAGAAATATTAAAAGATTTGAATATTAATGTTGTTAACATTGACTTTAATTTAGAAACAAATACTGTCTTTGCTCCGGGAATTAGAAAAGCAGATCATAACATCATACCTAATGATGAAGTAGTTGTTGTTAAAGATGATGAAGTCGTAGGTGTCGGAAAGGCAATATTAACCGGCCGTGAAATGGAACAGTGCACAAACGGTATCGGTGTCAAAATAAAACATAGAGTGAAAAACAACTAAAAACTCTTATTTTTTAAAAATTTAAATTAAAAAGTCTTTTAAAATTGAAAATGTATTATAAAATTTAGGCATATCAAAATATAGTTATTAAATGCTTAAATTTCCTTATTTTATTATTAAACAAGCCATAAATCCAAATAACTACTTATAAATATAACAAAACCAAATACTATTAACAAGTTTAAAAATTAGGAGAAAAAAGATATGTCAGAAGATTTAGTAAATGATATTAAAAATGCTGTTTCAGTAATTAATGACCCACACATGGGTGTAAGTATTGTAGAAATGGGTATTGTACAAGACATTATCGTCAATAATGATGAAGCAAAATTAATTATCAAACCAACAAACCCTGGTTGTATGAGTATTGTCCGTATTGCTGCTGATGCAAAAACTGCAGCTGAAAATGTAGATGGCATCAACAAAGTTGAAATTCAAGTTGAAGGCCATGCTATGGCAGACTCAATTAATGAAATGTTAAACAAATAATCAGTGAAAAAACTAGAATAACCGAAAAGGTTATATATAGTAACAATCATAAGTATAAGTGTTGCTTGTATCATAGCGACACATTATCATAGGCTAGTGGCACAGCTTGGTTAGCGCGCTCGGCTGATAACCGGGAGGTCATGGGTTCGAATCCCATCTAGCCTACTTTAAAACTAATTTTACCAACTAACTTTTACCTATAATTTAAAATACTAATTTTTATATACTAATTCTAACTAAAAATTACATTAATGTACAAAAAGTTGGAATGATGATTAAAATGTGGGAAAAGATTAACGAAAAATTCAAAAAATATCCGGCACGTATGAAAGTAGCCGAAAAAATGATTGAATTAGGACTGTCTCTGAACAATGACGGGAAAATATATTGCGGCAATCTTAAAATAAGTGACAAAGCATTAGCTATTGCTGCAGATGTTGACAGACGAGCTATTAAATCAACAATTGAAATAATTCAAAATGATGAAGATCTATTTAATATTTTCAGCAATGTTTTGCCTGCTGGAACTCTTTTGAAAAACATAGCTAAAAATTTAAATCTTGGAGTTATTGAAATAGAAGTCGGATCCCAAAATGAAGGAATACTGGCTGCAATTACAAAAATAATTTCAAAAAAAGGTATAAACATAAGACAGGCTTATGCTGAAGATAACGAACTTGAAGAAAATCCAATTCTCACAGTAATTACCGAAAATCCAATAGATAATGATTTAATAAGTGAATTTTTAAAAATAAAAGGAGTAAATAGAGTATCAATTTACTGATTCAAATCAGCCATTCTGGCTTTTTCCATTTCTCTATCTTCTTCTTCAAGAACTTCTAAAAGTTCTTCCCAAGCTTCTAAAGATTCTTTAGCAGCTTCTTCAGATAGTTTTTCTATTGCATAACCGGCATGAATAAGAACATAATCACCAATCTCAACATCAGGCAAGAGATTAATTTTTGCTTCCTGTCTTACTCCTCCGAAATCTGCAAATAAACTTTCTTTTTCTCTGTTGATTTCAACAACCTTAGCAGGTGCTGCAATACACATAGTTTTTCTCCCTCTTGTAAAATTAATTCAAAAATATAATATATTATCTATAATAAATTAAACCTATATATAATTATCTATGAGGTTGTATAAATGAAAAATATTGTTATCGGATCAGGACCTGCAGGGAGATTAGGGTCTTTGGAACTTGGAAAATTAGGCAAAGAAGTTACTTTAATTGAAAAAAACCATATAGCTGGAACCTGCCTAAATGAAGGCTGTATGGTTATATGTGCATTAACTGACATTACCAAATTCATTGAAAACAATAATAAGTTTAATAGCTATGGATTCATTAAAAGTCAGCTCGATATTTCATATGAAAAAATAGTGGAAAAAATCACCGAAACTCAAAAAATGCTCAGAAAAATAAACGAAGAAGAAAACAAAGGTGCTGGAAACAATATAGTTTATGGTGAAGCTGAAATAAACGGCAGTCAAGTTGAAGTAAATGGAGAGTCCTTTGACTGGGACAATTTATTAATAGCTACTGGTGCACGTCCTTTTATTCCGGATATTCCCGGCAGCCAATACGGTTTAACCAATAGGGATATTTTGAAAATAGATAAAGTTCCTGAAAAATTGAATATTGTCGGCGGAGGAATCATAGCTGTTGAAGTAGCCAATATTTACTCAACTCTTGGAAGTGAAGTCAACATAATAGCCAGATCAAAAGCACTGAAAGAAATCGACAGCGACATTAAAGATTACATTTTTAAAAATCTCCTTTCTGAAATAAATATTCTAGAAGAAACTGATGTTGTTGAATGCAAGAAAAACAAAGTAATTACCAATAAAAATGAAGAATTGGAAGGAGTTCCTTTTTTTGCAACAGGAAGAGTAGCAAATTCAGAAATAGTCAGGGATATTGTTGAGTTAAATCCTGACAATACCATCAAAGTTAATGAAATGATGGAAACAACCAAAGAACACGTATATGCAGCAGGTGATGTTACTGGAGGATATCAGTTGACACCAGTAGCTAGAATGGAGGGCATAACAGCTGCAAGGAATATGGCCAACTACCCAAATAAAGTTGTTTACCATGCAATTCCTCAAACATTAAGTTTGAACACAGAAGTAAGTTTTGTTGAAGATGAAAAAAATAACTGTTCCGAAGAGGATAAAGTTGATATTGGAATTCCTGGAATAGCAGGA
This genomic stretch from Methanobrevibacter smithii ATCC 35061 harbors:
- a CDS encoding FAD-dependent oxidoreductase — its product is MKNIVIGSGPAGRLGSLELGKLGKEVTLIEKNHIAGTCLNEGCMVICALTDITKFIENNNKFNSYGFIKSQLDISYEKIVEKITETQKMLRKINEEENKGAGNNIVYGEAEINGSQVEVNGESFDWDNLLIATGARPFIPDIPGSQYGLTNRDILKIDKVPEKLNIVGGGIIAVEVANIYSTLGSEVNIIARSKALKEIDSDIKDYIFKNLLSEINILEETDVVECKKNKVITNKNEELEGVPFFATGRVANSEIVRDIVELNPDNTIKVNEMMETTKEHVYAAGDVTGGYQLTPVARMEGITAARNMANYPNKVVYHAIPQTLSLNTEVSFVEDEKNNCSEEDKVDIGIPGIAGPGAFWKILSGDTGYTKISFDKKQNKIKKINSISPSSVSDIAYLSYLMRINSPLDEYGDFLEIHPSTDANYKIIKSMWL
- a CDS encoding DUF5591 domain-containing protein, whose translation is MKVICSSEESLYRPEAVRWRQRMELMKPLGDTVVLLPCSMKKPYSNSKSHQKFRKVSRSFQELIITSPFGICPRELENTFPIQSYDVAVTGSWSQDEIDESGKLLEKYVKGKNVIANVHGGYEEVCRQYLDECTYTCKDGRPTSPDSIYNLRMELKEHKRNNRRDKVLNELKSIATYQFGKEGSKLIPEDVKTKGRYHRKIISNGKQLALLNQDTGLYRLNLAGGEILKDLNINVVNIDFNLETNTVFAPGIRKADHNIIPNDEVVVVKDDEVVGVGKAILTGREMEQCTNGIGVKIKHRVKNN
- a CDS encoding iron-sulfur cluster assembly protein, translated to MSEDLVNDIKNAVSVINDPHMGVSIVEMGIVQDIIVNNDEAKLIIKPTNPGCMSIVRIAADAKTAAENVDGINKVEIQVEGHAMADSINEMLNK
- a CDS encoding HypC/HybG/HupF family hydrogenase formation chaperone: MCIAAPAKVVEINREKESLFADFGGVRQEAKINLLPDVEIGDYVLIHAGYAIEKLSEEAAKESLEAWEELLEVLEEEDREMEKARMADLNQ
- a CDS encoding TIGR00295 family protein codes for the protein MELKILKQEETPENVIEHSKAVCKKAMKIADNFKDADKDLIKKGALLHDIGRSKTHGITHAVEGAKIVREYGYPEEVQNIVERHIGAGLSEDEAIKLGLPKKSYIPQTIEEKIVAHADNLISGTKEVDVDFDIAKWKRKIDEPEEDIKRLIELDNELIKAFEDE